One Setaria viridis chromosome 5, Setaria_viridis_v4.0, whole genome shotgun sequence genomic region harbors:
- the LOC117857768 gene encoding WD repeat-containing protein 55, translated as MEVLHEEMPFDLDFHPSSPLVVTSLITGELCLFRYGSESQPERLFSVKPHKESCRAVRFLDSGKAILSGSADCSVLASDVETGKAIARLEDAHENGINRLVCLTETTIATGDDEGCIKVWDTRERSCCNTFHVHEDYISDMSYVADSNQILATSGDGTLSVNNLRRNKVKSQSEFSEDELLSLVVMKNGKKVVCGTPSGALLLYSWGYFKDCSDRFLGHTQSVDTMLKLDEETLISGASDGVIRLVGILPNRIIQPLAEHSEYPIEALAFSNDKRYLGSLSHDKMLKLWDLQELLNGPQAVNGEEPAESGSDDDNDDDGMDVDMAPTSSKGSRSKKAGKGQSSSRPASDFFADL; from the exons ATGGAGGTTCTCCACGAGGAGATGCCCTTCGACCTCGACTTCCACCCGTCTTCCCCCCTTGTCGTCACCTCCCTCATCACCGGCGAGCTCTGCTT GTTTCGCTACGGCTCGGAGTCGCAGCCTGAGAG GTTGTTTTCGGTAAAACCTCACAAGGAGTCATGCAGAGCTGTTCGCTTTCTGGACTCAGGAAAAG CGATTTTGTCAGGGTCTGCTGATTGCTCAGTTCTTGCTTCGGATGTAGAAACAGGCAAGGCCATTGCCCGTTTGGAGGATGCGCATGA GAACGGCATAAACCGCCTTGTCTGTCTTACTGAAACTACGATTGCTACAGGTGATGATGAAGGCTGCATTAAG GTATGGGATACCCGGGAACGTTCTTGCTGCAACACTTTTCATGTCCATGAAGATTACATTTCAGATATGAGCTATGTTGCTGACTCAAATCAGATATTGGCAACAAG TGGGGATGGAACTTTGTCTGTGAACAACCTGCGTAGGAATAAA GTAAAGTCACAATCTGAATTTTCAGAAGATGAGTTGCTATCCTTGGTGGTAATGAAG AATGGTAAAAAGGTTGTTTGTGGAACTCCAAGTGGAGCACTGTTATTGTATTCATGGGGTTACTTCAAAGATTGCAG TGACCGCTTCCTGGGGCACACACAGTCTGTGGACACAATGCTGAAG CTGGATGAAGAAACTCTGATTTCTGGTGCATCAGATGGTGTGATCAG ATTAGTGGGCATCTTACCTAATAGGATAATACAGCCACTTGCTGAACATTCAGAATATCCCATTGAGGCCCTTG CTTTCTCAAATGATAAGAGATATCTAGGCAGTCTTTCACATGATAAAATGCTTAAG CTGTGGGACTTGCAAGAGCTCTTGAATGGCCCGCAGGCAGTTAATGGTGAGGAACCTGCTGAGTCTGGTAGCGATGATGACAATGACGATGATGGCATGGATGTAGACATGGCACCAACCTCTTCGAAAG GATCAAGGAGTAAAAAGGCAGGCAAGGGTCAGAGTTCAAGTAGACCGGCATCAGATTTCTTTGCAGATTTATAG
- the LOC117857771 gene encoding lichenase-2, translating to MATQGASTFFSGFDMALLLGVLASILARAASVGVCYGTSGDNLPPASTVVGMLRENGFTVVRLYWPDPAALAALAGTGIKVVVGAPNDVLPSLASSESAAAAWVRQNIQAHPLVTFRYVVVGNEVPAGETEHLVPAMENVHAALAAAGLGHVKVTTAISQGTIAVHLPPSAGAFTEEALSFMGYVVAFLERTRAPLLANLYPYFVYTLGLGHMDMSFALFTSPGTVVQDGEYGYQNLLEASVDALYTAVGKLGGSRVRVVVSETGWPTAGGAAASVENAMTYNQNLVRHVWKGTPRRPRRVEAYVFALFNENLKEEGVEQNWGLFYPNMERVYPITFGA from the exons ATGGCAACGCAAGGGGCTTCCACATTCTTCTCCGGCTTCGACATGGCGCTGCTTCTTGGAGTCTTGGCTTCTATCCTTGCAA GGGCAGCGTCCGTTGGCGTGTGCTACGGCACGAGCGGCGACAacctgccgccggcgagcaccgTGGTGGGCATGCTCCGCGAGAACGGCTTCACCGTGGTGCGCCTCTACTGGCCGGaccccgccgccctcgccgcgctcgccggcaCCGGCATCAAGGTCGTCGTCGGCGCGCCGAACGACGTCCTCCCCTCCCTGGCGTCCAGCgagtccgcggcggcggcctgggtCCGCCAGAACATCCAGGCCCACCCGCTGGTCACCTTCCGGTACGTCGTGGTCGGGAACGAGGTCCCCGCCGGCGAGACGGAGCACCTGGTGCCCGCCATGGAGAACGTccacgccgcgctcgccgcggcggggctgggcCACGTGAAGGTGACGACGGCCATCTCGCAGGGCACCATCGCCGTCCACCTCCCGCCGTCGGCCGGCGCGTTCACGGAGGAGGCGCTCTCCTTCATGGGCTACGTGGTGGCGTTCCTGGAGCGGACCCGCGCGCCGCTGCTGGCCAACCTGTACCCCTACTTCGTCTACACGCTGGGCCTCGGGCACATGGACATGAGCTTCGCGCTCTTCACGTCGCCGGGGAcggtggtgcaggacggcgAGTACGGGTACCAGAACCTGCTCGAGGCGTCGGTGGACGCGCTGTACACGGCGGTGGGGAAGCTCGGGGGCTCCAGGGTGCGGGTCGTGGTGTCGGAGACCGGGTggccgacggcgggcggcgcggcggcgtcggtggaGAACGCCATGACGTACAACCAGAACCTGGTGAGGCACGTGTGGAAgggcacgccgcggcggccgaggagggtGGAGGCATACGTGTTCGCCTTGTTCAACGAGAACCTCAAGGAAGAAGGCGTGGAGCAGAACTGGGGGCTCTTCTATCCAAACATGGAGAGGGTCTACCCGATCACCTTCGGCGCCTGA
- the LOC117857773 gene encoding glucan endo-1,3-beta-glucosidase GII: protein MARQQVASMLAVALILGAFASIPTTVQSIGVCYGVLGNNLPSRSDVVQLYRSRGINGMRIYFPDRQALDALRGSGMALILDTGNDVLGQLASSPSSAASWVQNNVRPYYPAVNIKYIAVGNEVAGSATQSILPAMRNLNAALAAAGLGSIKVSTSVQSNVIANSFPPSSGVFAQGYMVEIARYLASTGAPLLANVYPYFAYRGNPRDISLGYATFQPGTTVRDGGNGLTYTNLFDAMVDATVAALEKAGAPNVRIVISESGWPSAGGFGASVENARNYNQGLIDHVGRGTPKRSGAMETFIFAMFNENQKSGDPTERNFGLFYPNKQPVYSIRFQ, encoded by the exons ATGGCGAGGCAGCAAGTTGCTTCCATGCTTGCAGTTGCTCTGATCCTTGGAGCATTTGCTTCCATTCCTACAA CCGTGCAATCCATCGGCGTGTGCTACGGCGTCCTGGGCAACAACCTCCCGTCACGGAGCGACGTGGTGCAGCTCTACAGGTCCAGGGGCATCAACGGGATGCGCATCTACTTCCCGGACAGGCAAGCCCTCGACGCCCTGCGCGGCTCCGGCATGGCCCTCATCCTCGACACAGGCAACGACGTCCTCGGCCAGCTCGCATCCAGCCCCTCCAGCGCGGCGTCGTGGGTCCAGAACAACGTGCGGCCCTACTACCCGGCCGTGAACATCAAGTACATCGCCGTCGGGAACGAGGTCGCGGGCAGCGCCACGCAGAGCATCCTCCCGGCGATGCGCAACCTGaacgccgccctcgccgccgcggggctcggGAGCATCAAGGTGTCCACGTCGGTGCAGTCCAACGTCATCGCCAACTCCTTCCCGCCGTCCAGCGGCGTGTTCGCGCAGGGCTACATGGTGGAGATCGCCCGGTACCTGGCGAGCACCGGCGCGCCGCTGCTGGCCAACGTGTACCCCTACTTTGCCTACCGGGGCAACCCGCGGGACATCAGCCTCGGCTACGCGACGTTCCAGCCGGGCACGACGGTGAGGGACGGCGGCAACGGGCTGACCTACACGAACCTGTTCGACGCCATGGTGGACGCCACCGTCGCGGCGCTGGAGAAGGCTGGGGCGCCCAACGTGAGGATCGTCATCTCCGAGAGCGGGTGGCCGTCGGCCGGCGGGTTCGGGGCGAGCGTGGAGAACGCGCGGAACTACAACCAGGGGCTGATCGACCACGTCGGGCGCGGCACGCCCAAGAGGTCCGGCGCGATGGAGACCTTCATCTTCGCCATGTTCAACGAGAACCAGAAGAGCGGGGATCCCACGGAGAGGAACTTCGGGCTCTTCTACCCCAACAAGCAGCCCGTGTACTCGATCCGGTTCCAGTAA
- the LOC117857766 gene encoding 1-aminocyclopropane-1-carboxylate oxidase homolog 1, with the protein MACSDRLSQLKAFDDTKAGVKGLVDAGVAAVPPIFHHPPDPHAAPVPPIFHHPPDPHAAPASAIPVVDLAAAANDRAGLVAQVRAAAETLGFFQVVNHGVPAELLAETLASVKRFNEEPAEAKRPYYSRDPARRVRYQSNFDLFHAPAASWRDTLFLELPAPEEEIPPACRGAVPEYAREARGLGARLLELLSEALGLHARYLEHDAGCLDGGGVAVGCHYYPPCPEPHLTLGTAKHSDPSFLTVLLQDGVGGLQVLVGGRWVDVPPVPGALVVNIGDLLQLVSNDRFKSVEHRVVATSPAAAARVSAACFFRTTGAAASTRAYGPITTLTPPRYRSVTMAEFLGYYKGKGLDGRSALDRFRLPSSDDPCI; encoded by the coding sequence ATGGCCTGCTCCGACCGCCTGAGCCAGCTCAAAGCCTTCGACGACACCAAGGCCGGCGTCAAGGGCCTCGTCGACGcgggcgtcgccgccgtcccgcccaTCTTCCACCACCCGCCCGACCCCCACGCCGCCCCAGTCCCGCCCATCTTCCACCACCCGCCCGACCCCCACGCCGCCCCTGCCTCTGCAATCCCGGTGGTGGACCTCGCTGCGGCAGCGAACGACAGGGCCGGCCTGGTGGCCCAGGTGAGGGCGGCCGCCGAGACCCTCGGCTTCTTCCAGGTGGTCAACCACGGCGTGCCCGCGGAGCTCCTGGCCGAGACGCTGGCGTCGGTGAAGCGGTTCAACGAGGAGCCCGCGGAGGCGAAGCGGCCCTACTACAGCAGGGACCCGGCGAGGCGCGTCAGGTACCAGAGCAACTTCGACCTCTTCCATGCGCCCGCGGCCAGCTGGCGCGACACGCTCTTCCTGGAGTTGCccgcgccggaggaggagatccCGCCAGCGTGCAGGGGCGCCGTGCCGGAGTACGCGAGGGAGGCGCGGGGGCTGGGCGCCCGCCTCCTGGAGCTGCTGTCGGAGGCCCTGGGCCTCCACGCGAGGTATCTGGAGCACGACGCCGGCTGCCTGGACGGGGGCGGCGTGGCGGTGGGTTGCCACTACTACCCGCCGTGCCCGGAGCCGCACCTCACGCTGGGCACCGCCAAGCACTCGGACCCCAGCTTCCTGACGGTGCTGCTGCAGGACGGCGTGGGCGGCCTGCAGGTGCTCGTCGGGGGGCGCTGGGTGGACGTGCCCCCCGTGCCCGGCGCGCTCGTCGTCAACATCGGCGACCTGCTCCAGCTCGTGTCCAACGACAGGTTCAAGAGCGTGGAGCACCGGGTGGTGGCCACGagtccggccgccgccgcgcgggtcTCGGCGGCCTGCTTCTTCAGGacgaccggcgccgccgcgtccaccaGGGCGTACGGGCCCATCACCACACTCACGCCGCCGCGGTACAGGAGCGTCACGATGGCGGAGTTCTTGGGCTACTACAAGGGCAAGGGCCTCGACGGCCGATCTGCGCTGGACCGCTTCAGGCTGCCATCATCTGATGATCCATGTATCTAA
- the LOC117857772 gene encoding glucan endo-1,3-beta-glucosidase GII has product MVGDDLPPATDVVQLYKSLGINNMRIYAPDAHALHALRESGIELILGVANEDLAGLAASEPTAASWVQANVKPYYPAVNIRYIAVGNEVGGEAAHSILPAMRNLERALAAAGLAAVKVSTCVRLDVITNSFPPSAGVFAQPYMADIARFLATTGAPLLANVFPYFAYKDDPRAISLEYATFRPGTTVSDRGNGLSYTNLFDAMVDAMYAALEKAGAAGVRVVVAETGWPSAAGFAASVDNARAYNQGVIDHVGNGTPRKPGAALETLVFAMFNENQKPGEPTEKNFGLFYPKKSPVYPIAFR; this is encoded by the coding sequence ATGGTCGGCGACGACCTCCCGCCGGCGACCGACGTCGTGCAGCTGTACAAGTCCCTCGGCATCAACAACATGCGCATCTACGCCCCCGACGCCCACGCCCTCCACGCCCTACGCGAGTCGGGCATCGAGCTCATCCTCGGCGTCGCCAACGAGGacctcgccggcctcgccgccagcgAGCCCACAGCCGCGTCGTGGGTCCAGGCCAACGTCAAGCCCTACTACCCCGCCGTGAACATCAGGTATATCGCCGTCGGAAacgaggtcggcggcgaggctgcGCATAGCATCCTCCCCGCCATGCGGAACCTGGAACGCGCCCTGGCGGCCGCCGGCCTTGCCGCCGTCAAGGTGTCCACGTGCGTGAGGCTCGACGTGATCACCAACTCgttccctccctccgccggtGTGTTCGCGCAGCCCTACATGGCGGACATCGCGAGGTTCCTGGCGACCACCGGcgcgccgctgctcgccaacgTGTTCCCCTACTTCGCCTACAAGGACGACCCGCGGGCCATCAGCCTCGAGTACGCGACGTTCCGGCCGGGCACGACGGTGTCAGACCGCGGCAACGGGCTGAGTTACACGAACCTGTTCGACGCCATGGTGGACGCCATGTACGCCGCGCTGGAgaaggccggcgcggcgggcgtcaGGGTCGTGGTGGCGGAGACCGGGTGGCCGTCCGCTGCCGGGTTCGCGGCGAGCGTGGACAACGCGCGGGCGTACAACCAGGGCGTGATCGACCATGTCGGGAATGGCACGCCCAGGAAGCCCGGGGCGGCGTTGGAGACGTTGGTGTTCGCCATGTTCAACGAGAACCAGAAGCCGGGGGAGCCGACGGAGAAGAACTTTGGCCTCTTCTATCCAAAGAAATCTCCGGTTTATCCCATCGCTTTCCGATGA
- the LOC117857777 gene encoding glucan endo-1,3-beta-glucosidase GIII, producing the protein MAKRGVAPVLAAALVVTAFAATATSVRAIGVCYGVIGSGLPSKSDVVQLYKSNGIANMRFYFADQEVLNALRGSGISLALDVGNDKVGDLANDPAAAASWVKDNVQAYYPDVSIRYVVVGNEVDGAASVLQAMKNVHDALTSANLAGSIKVSTAVKMDAIINSSPPSNGAFKDPSVMSPIVQFLAGNGAPLLANVYPYFAYKDNQNIDLNYALFEPSSTTVGDPNGLTYTNLFDAMVDAVHAALDKVGGGGVDVVVSESGWPSADGRGATVDNARTYNQNLINHAGKGTPRKPGPMEVYVFAMFNEDNKDGDPTEKKFGLFNPDKTPVYPINFYPRPHNKWFGVCYGMIANNLPPPGEVVQLYKSSGIRNMRIYFPDSHVMEALSGSGIGLILGVVNQDIVGLAGCQSCAASWVQTNVRPYYPAVNILYIAVGNEVSDGAAQSILPAMRNLQAALAAAGLAAIKVSTCVRLDVVTNTFPPSAGVFAQPYMVDIAQFLAGAGAPLLANVYPYFAYRGSPGDISLNYALFLPGTTVRDGGNGLVYTNLFDAMVDAVVAALEKAGAASVRVVVSESGWPSAGGTAASVENARTYVQNLIDHAAQGTPKRPGALETFVFAMFNENQKPGELTEQNFGLFYPNKSPVYPIIFR; encoded by the exons ATGGCCAAGCGAGGCGTTGCCCCGGTGCTCGCGGCAGCATTGGTCGTTACGGCATTCGCCGCCACCGCTACAA GTGTGCGAGCCATTGGCGTGTGCTACGGCGTGATCGGCAGCGGCCTCCCGTCGAAGAGCGACGTCGTGCAGCTCTACAAGTCCAACGGCATCGCCAACATGCGCTTCTACTTCGCCGACCAGGAGGTCCTCAACGCCCTGCGCGGCTCGGGCATCAGCCTCGCCCTCGACGTCGGCAACGACAAGGTCGGCGACCTCGCCaacgaccccgccgccgccgcgtcctggGTGAAGGACAACGTGCAGGCCTACTACCCGGACGTCAGCATCCGGTACGTCGTCGTCGGAAACGAGGTCGACGGGGCGGCCTCGGTCCTCCAGGCCATGAAGAACGTCCACGACGCCCTCACGTCGGCCAACCTCGCCGGCAGCATCAAGGTGTCCACGGCGGTGAAGATGGACGCGATCATCaactcctcgccgccgtccaacGGCGCGTTCAAGGACCCCTCCGTGATGTCGCCGATCGTGCAGTTCCTCGCCGGCAACGGcgcgccgctgctcgccaacgTGTACCCCTACTTCGCCTACAAGGACAACCAGAACATCGACCTCAACTACGCGCTGTTCGAGCCGAGCTCGACGACGGTGGGCGACCCCAACGGGCTCACCTACACGAACCTCTTCGACGCGATGGTGGACGCCGTCCACGCCGCGCTGGACAaggtaggcggcggcggcgtcgacgtcgtGGTGTCGGAGAGCGGGTGGCCGTCGGCCGACGGGAGGGGCGCCACCGTGGACAACGCGAGAACGTACAACCAGAACCTGATCAACCACGCCGGCAAGGGCACGCCGAGGAAGCCGGGCCCGATGGAGGTGTACGTGTTCGCCATGTTCAACGAGGACAACAAGGACGGGGATCCCACGGAGAAGAAGTTTGGGCTCTTCAACCCGGACAAGACACCAGTCTACCCTATTAATTTC TATCCGAGACCTCACAACAAATGGTT TGGCGTGTGCTATGGCATGATAGCCAACAACCTCCCGCCGCCAGGCGAGGTCGTGCAGCTCTACAAGTCCAGCGGCATCAGGAACATGCGCATCTACTTCCCCGACAGCCATGTCATGGAGGCCCTGAGCGGCTCCGGCATCGGCCTCATCCTCGGCGTCGTCAACCAAGACATCGTCGGCCTCGCCGGCTGCCAATCGTGCGCCGCGTCCTGGGTCCAGACCAACGTCAGGCCCTACTACCCCGCCGTGAACATCCTGTACATCGCCGTCGGCAACGAGGTCTCGGACGGCGCCGCCCAGAGCATCCTCCCGGCCATGCGGAACCTGCAAgccgccctggccgccgccggcctcgccgccatcAAGGTGTCCACGTGCGTGAGGCTCGACGTGGTCACCAACACCTTTCCCCCCTCCGCCGGCGTGTTCGCGCAGCCGTACATGGTGGACATCGCGCAGTTCCTGGCCGGCGCCGGtgcgccgctgctcgccaacgTGTACCCCTACTTTGCCTACAGGGGCAGCCCCGGAGACATCAGCCTCAACTACGCGCTCTTCTTGCCGGGCACGACGGTGAGGGACGGCGGCAACGGGCTGGTGTACACGAACCTCTTCGACGCCATGGTGGACGCCGTCGTCGCGGCGCTGGAGAaggccggcgcggcgagcgTGAGGGTCGTCGTGTCGGAGAGCGGGTGGCCGTCGGCGggtgggacggcggcgagcgtggAGAACGCTCGGACGTACGTCCAGAACCTGATCGACCATGCCGCCCAGGGCACGCCCAAGAGGCCCGGGGCGTTGGAGACCTTCGTGTTCGCCATGTTCAACGAGAACCAGAAGCCGGGGGAACTGACGGAGCAGAACTTCGGGCTCTTCTATCCTAACAAGTCTCCGGTGTATCCCATCATTTTCCGATGA
- the LOC117857764 gene encoding DNA repair protein recA homolog 2, mitochondrial isoform X1 has protein sequence MRGLLSSSTLLRQAAGAAAAQLSRAGWSNATASAPSPLRHFPHQNGKRETLCSFWSKGCSMSTTVDMQLDYESDPPLDGAKALEKESSLNVAVSQLASDFDRESNLCLERFSRTRRASVISTGSLKLDLALGIGGLPKGRMVEIFGKEASGKTTLALHVVKEAQKNGGYCAYIDAENAFNPSFAEAIGVDSEKLLIAQPDSAENSLSIVNTLVGGSVAVVVVDSVAALIPKCEMEGEIHMNSEDIQSRLMTRALRKIQYTLCRSESLIIFVNQVRTKLSSNQFPGIYKEVPCGGNALGFYAAVRMRTSRRELRYSEDQATGIALSVQVIKNKLAPASLKEAGIDIRFGKGICHESETLEMASSVGVVVKDGSGYWINGVFLPGKAEAEKFLLENAGVADEICNTVRNQFLQR, from the exons atgcgagggcttctctcctcctccactcTCCTCCGacaagccgccggcgccgccgccgcccagctctCCCGCGCGGGCTGGAGTAACGCCACAGCATCCGCACCCTCTCCTCTCCGCCACTTTCCCCACCAG AATGGGAAAAGAGAGACACTTTGTTCGTTTTGGTCTAAAGGTTGTTCAATGTCAACTACAG TTGATATGCAGTTAGACTATGAGAGTGATCCCCCACTTGATGGAGCAAAAGCTCTTGAGAAGGAGTCATCACTAAATGTTGCTGTCTCTCAACTTGCAAGTGATTTTGATAGAGAATCTAACCTATGTTTGGAGCGATTTTCCCGCACAAGGCGTGCGTCTGTCATCTCTACCGGTTCTCTCAAGCTTGATCTTGCTCTCGGCATTGGAGGATTGCCAAAG GGCAGAATGGTGGAGATATTTGGGAAAGAGGCATCTGGGAAGACAACACTTGCACTTCATGTTGTCAAGGAAGCTCAAAAAAATGGAG GTTATTGTGCTTATATTGATGCAGAAAACGCCTTTAACCCTTCATTTGCGGAAGCCATTGGTGTAGACAGTGAAAAGCTCTTAATAGCCCAACCTGATTCTGCTGAGAATTCTTTGAGCATTGTAAACACTCTTGTTGGTGGATCTGTTGCTGTTGTAGTCGTGGATAGT GTGGCAGCACTTATTCCCAAATGTGAAATGGAAGGCGAAATACACATGAATTCTGAAGACATTCAATCCCGTTTGATGACTCGGGCGCTTAGGAAAATTCAGTACACTTTGTGTCGTTCTGAATCACTTATTATTTTTGTTAATCAG GTCAGAACAAAGTTGAGCTCAAATCAGTTTCCTGGGATCTACAAGGAGGTGCCTTGCGGTGGTAACGCGTTAGGATTCTATGCTGCAGTCAGAATGAGGACTTCAAGAAGGGAACTGCGCTATAGTGAAGACCAG GCTACTGGCATTGCTTTATCAGTGCaggtcatcaagaacaaattaGCTCCAGCTAGTCTGAAGGAAGCTGGCATCGACATCAGATTTGGGAAGGGGATCTGCCATGAATCTGAGACCCTGGAGATGGCTTCTTCGGTCGGAGTTGTTGTGAAGGATGGGTCTGGGTATTGGATCAACGGCGTGTTCCTGCCTGGCAAGGCGGAAGCTGAGAAATTCCTACTTGAAAACGCTGGTGTGGCAGATGAGATCTGCAATACCGTGAGAAATCAGTTCCTTCAAAGGTGA
- the LOC117857764 gene encoding DNA repair protein recA homolog 2, mitochondrial isoform X2: protein MQLDYESDPPLDGAKALEKESSLNVAVSQLASDFDRESNLCLERFSRTRRASVISTGSLKLDLALGIGGLPKGRMVEIFGKEASGKTTLALHVVKEAQKNGGYCAYIDAENAFNPSFAEAIGVDSEKLLIAQPDSAENSLSIVNTLVGGSVAVVVVDSVAALIPKCEMEGEIHMNSEDIQSRLMTRALRKIQYTLCRSESLIIFVNQVRTKLSSNQFPGIYKEVPCGGNALGFYAAVRMRTSRRELRYSEDQLMQATGIALSVQVIKNKLAPASLKEAGIDIRFGKGICHESETLEMASSVGVVVKDGSGYWINGVFLPGKAEAEKFLLENAGVADEICNTVRNQFLQR from the exons ATGCAGTTAGACTATGAGAGTGATCCCCCACTTGATGGAGCAAAAGCTCTTGAGAAGGAGTCATCACTAAATGTTGCTGTCTCTCAACTTGCAAGTGATTTTGATAGAGAATCTAACCTATGTTTGGAGCGATTTTCCCGCACAAGGCGTGCGTCTGTCATCTCTACCGGTTCTCTCAAGCTTGATCTTGCTCTCGGCATTGGAGGATTGCCAAAG GGCAGAATGGTGGAGATATTTGGGAAAGAGGCATCTGGGAAGACAACACTTGCACTTCATGTTGTCAAGGAAGCTCAAAAAAATGGAG GTTATTGTGCTTATATTGATGCAGAAAACGCCTTTAACCCTTCATTTGCGGAAGCCATTGGTGTAGACAGTGAAAAGCTCTTAATAGCCCAACCTGATTCTGCTGAGAATTCTTTGAGCATTGTAAACACTCTTGTTGGTGGATCTGTTGCTGTTGTAGTCGTGGATAGT GTGGCAGCACTTATTCCCAAATGTGAAATGGAAGGCGAAATACACATGAATTCTGAAGACATTCAATCCCGTTTGATGACTCGGGCGCTTAGGAAAATTCAGTACACTTTGTGTCGTTCTGAATCACTTATTATTTTTGTTAATCAG GTCAGAACAAAGTTGAGCTCAAATCAGTTTCCTGGGATCTACAAGGAGGTGCCTTGCGGTGGTAACGCGTTAGGATTCTATGCTGCAGTCAGAATGAGGACTTCAAGAAGGGAACTGCGCTATAGTGAAGACCAG CTTATGCAGGCTACTGGCATTGCTTTATCAGTGCaggtcatcaagaacaaattaGCTCCAGCTAGTCTGAAGGAAGCTGGCATCGACATCAGATTTGGGAAGGGGATCTGCCATGAATCTGAGACCCTGGAGATGGCTTCTTCGGTCGGAGTTGTTGTGAAGGATGGGTCTGGGTATTGGATCAACGGCGTGTTCCTGCCTGGCAAGGCGGAAGCTGAGAAATTCCTACTTGAAAACGCTGGTGTGGCAGATGAGATCTGCAATACCGTGAGAAATCAGTTCCTTCAAAGGTGA